In Erythrobacter litoralis HTCC2594, a single genomic region encodes these proteins:
- a CDS encoding TonB-dependent receptor plug domain-containing protein has product MLLREVSQSCKDAAEFDAFLQRNAAMLTKSARERLSRAIPKCHRTATQDPADRAGKHNVQTNAPVSREDPLMKHTLFATTALAVCAAFAAPAAAQDVGDPVVTGDPPPDDDIIVVTATRRAEDVQDIPLAVTAVSPAQLERQGVVNVQDITSVSPSFSTSNAQLASGSVVLRIRGVGTTSNNIGFESAVGIFIDGAYQSRPGVALSEFVDVERVEVLRGPQGTLFGRNTSAGALNITNRRPDLSEFGGFANATYGNRDLISVQGAVNVPVCRTRSLSASRAPIASATATTRWSTAPVRRSANPMRRISSSCAARSAGKPKVASLAASSPITAKATRRSAPRSKCCDPRLNRLALSRLSVLARVAAWRHQTLPHSRAIAPGWTTPSTTGSRRSISSRSPRSKTGASPAKSKSRSGVQQT; this is encoded by the coding sequence ATGTTACTGCGCGAAGTGTCGCAATCGTGCAAGGATGCCGCCGAATTTGATGCGTTTTTGCAACGCAATGCTGCAATGCTGACAAAATCGGCACGAGAACGGTTGAGTCGCGCGATTCCCAAGTGTCATAGGACTGCCACACAAGACCCGGCCGACCGGGCTGGAAAGCATAACGTGCAAACGAATGCACCTGTATCGAGAGAGGACCCCCTGATGAAGCATACCCTATTCGCGACGACTGCCCTTGCCGTCTGTGCGGCTTTTGCCGCGCCCGCAGCGGCGCAGGACGTCGGCGATCCGGTGGTGACGGGCGATCCGCCGCCCGACGACGACATCATCGTCGTGACGGCGACCCGCCGCGCCGAGGACGTCCAGGACATCCCGCTCGCAGTGACCGCCGTCAGCCCGGCCCAGCTCGAGCGGCAGGGCGTAGTCAACGTGCAGGACATCACCTCCGTCTCGCCCAGCTTCTCGACCTCGAACGCGCAGCTCGCCTCAGGCTCGGTCGTGCTTCGTATCCGCGGCGTCGGCACCACTTCCAACAATATCGGCTTCGAAAGCGCGGTCGGCATCTTCATCGATGGCGCCTACCAGTCGCGTCCGGGTGTCGCGCTGAGCGAGTTCGTCGACGTCGAGCGCGTCGAAGTCCTGCGCGGGCCGCAGGGCACGCTGTTCGGCCGGAATACCTCGGCCGGTGCTCTCAACATCACCAATCGTCGCCCCGATCTCAGCGAGTTCGGCGGCTTCGCCAATGCCACTTACGGCAATCGCGACCTCATCAGCGTGCAAGGCGCGGTCAACGTACCGGTGTGCAGGACACGCTCGCTTTCCGCCTCACGGGCGCCTATCGCGAGCGCGACGGCTACTACACGCTGGTCAACGGCGCCGGTCAGGAGATCGGCGAATCCAATGCGCAGGATCAGTTCCTCGTGCGCGGCCAGGTCGGCTGGGAAACCGAAAGTGGCATCTCTGGCCGCATCATCGCCGATTACAGCGAAAGCAACGCGCCGTTCGGCGCCGCGCTCGAAGTGCTGCGATCCCCGCTTGAACCGCTTGGCGCTTTCGCGGCTGTCGGTCTTGGCGCGCGTGGCGGCATGGCGGCACCAGACGTTGCCACATTCCCGGGCGATAGCACCGGGCTGGACAACGCCGTCGACAACCGGATCGCGACGGTCAATTTCGAGCCGATCACCCAGGTCGAAAACTGGGGCATCACCGGCGAAATCGAAATCCCGCTCGGGAGTGCAGCAGACCTGA
- a CDS encoding TonB-dependent receptor domain-containing protein, with the protein MDNAVDNRIATVNFEPITQVENWGITGEIEIPLGSAADLIYIGSYREFDSFEAYDSDFSGLDVFNVTGNTTAIETMTHELRIQGDAWGGRLSWLIGGYYSDEDITQAASFQLGTQYDNLVGALFGGAAGPAPLQLFSGGVNPAGTTNTNLYSQSSTSWSVFTHNTLELAPGLDFTLGLRWSDESKDGAFAQGNNNNQICPAILASIGAGRVPGPLVTPVFGTGCFAFTAPADLPAAAVFPLPRTFADTFEDDELIYTVKLAYEFAAPINVYASFTHGYKSGGFNLDSTAAAGGADPRFLSEEVDAYEIGMKARLLDRAVTLNVAAFREEFSNFQVLEFTGAQFTTFNVPKANTQGLEIESTIRPSDELTFNLGLTYTDASYPNDCNGTQTAPNVLALCGNSLTNAPEFVGIVGALYEREVGNSLRFFLTGQVRMESDRRTSTQAVDPANLAARIPVPFDQQDGNIKVNLRAGLGDIDKAWTVEAFVNNLTNEITRGVTFNTVLRSGSRSAFIQEPRSYGITVRGEF; encoded by the coding sequence CTGGACAACGCCGTCGACAACCGGATCGCGACGGTCAATTTCGAGCCGATCACCCAGGTCGAAAACTGGGGCATCACCGGCGAAATCGAAATCCCGCTCGGGAGTGCAGCAGACCTGATCTACATCGGGTCCTATCGTGAATTCGATTCCTTCGAGGCTTACGATTCCGATTTCTCCGGCCTCGACGTGTTCAATGTGACCGGTAACACGACCGCCATCGAGACCATGACTCACGAGCTGCGCATTCAGGGCGATGCCTGGGGTGGCCGTTTGAGCTGGTTGATCGGTGGTTATTATTCCGATGAAGATATCACTCAGGCGGCGTCGTTCCAGCTCGGCACGCAGTATGACAACTTGGTTGGCGCACTGTTCGGCGGAGCTGCCGGTCCGGCACCGCTGCAATTGTTCTCCGGCGGCGTAAATCCTGCCGGCACGACCAATACCAACCTGTATTCGCAGAGCAGCACCAGCTGGTCGGTATTCACGCACAACACGCTGGAGCTGGCGCCAGGCCTCGACTTCACGCTCGGTCTGCGCTGGTCGGATGAGAGCAAAGACGGTGCTTTCGCCCAGGGCAACAACAACAACCAGATCTGTCCGGCAATCCTCGCCTCGATCGGAGCAGGTAGGGTTCCAGGACCGCTCGTCACGCCGGTCTTCGGTACCGGGTGCTTCGCCTTCACGGCACCGGCCGACCTGCCGGCGGCTGCGGTGTTCCCGCTGCCGCGGACCTTTGCGGACACTTTCGAAGACGATGAGCTGATTTACACCGTCAAGCTGGCTTACGAGTTTGCAGCGCCGATCAATGTCTATGCGAGCTTCACGCATGGCTACAAGTCGGGCGGCTTCAACCTCGATTCGACCGCAGCTGCCGGCGGTGCCGATCCGCGCTTCCTGTCGGAAGAGGTCGATGCCTACGAAATCGGCATGAAGGCGCGTCTGCTCGACCGGGCGGTCACGCTCAATGTCGCGGCCTTCCGCGAGGAGTTCAGCAACTTCCAGGTGCTCGAATTCACCGGCGCGCAGTTTACCACTTTCAATGTGCCGAAGGCCAACACGCAGGGTCTGGAAATCGAATCGACCATCCGGCCGAGCGACGAACTGACCTTCAATCTCGGCCTTACCTACACCGATGCCAGCTACCCGAACGATTGCAATGGGACGCAGACCGCACCGAACGTGCTGGCGCTGTGCGGCAATTCGCTGACCAACGCCCCCGAATTCGTCGGCATCGTAGGTGCGCTCTACGAGCGGGAAGTGGGCAATTCGCTGCGCTTCTTCCTGACCGGCCAGGTGCGGATGGAGAGCGACCGCCGCACGTCGACGCAGGCGGTCGATCCGGCAAACCTCGCCGCGCGGATCCCGGTTCCGTTCGACCAGCAGGACGGCAATATCAAGGTCAACCTGCGGGCCGGCCTCGGCGATATCGACAAGGCGTGGACGGTCGAGGCTTTCGTCAACAACCTGACGAACGAGATCACCCGCGGCGTCACCTTCAACACGGTGCTGCGTTCGGGTTCGCGCTCGGCCTTCATCCAGGAGCCGCGCAGCTACGGTATCACCGTCCGCGGCGAATTCTGA
- a CDS encoding beta-ketoacyl-ACP synthase III: MNTIASENTGRPVISSTGLFTPEESISNEELVEAFNAFVDRHNAEHADAIAAGEAEELQHSSVEFIEKASGIKSRHVMNKAPIIDPAIMEPRHRERSNDELSLMAEIGVAASRQALERAGRDVADVDAVLCAASNMERPYPAMAVEIQQALGIDGFGFDMNVACSSATFGIQTAADYVRAGNAKSVLVVSPEITSGHLNWRDRDSHFIFGDVATAVLVEDASIAPAEHWDILGTKLKTVFSNNIRNNFGFLNRACPESQGSPDKLFVQEGRKVFKEVVPMVAHMIVEEAERLGIDPKALRRMWLHQANAGMNRLIAHKVLGHEAEEDESPTVLDTYGNTSSAGSIIAFHQHSGDLAPGDTGLICSFGAGYSAGTVFVRKAA, from the coding sequence ATGAACACAATAGCCAGTGAAAACACCGGTCGCCCCGTCATTTCCTCAACCGGGCTTTTCACCCCAGAGGAATCGATTTCCAACGAAGAACTGGTCGAAGCCTTCAACGCTTTCGTCGACCGCCATAATGCGGAACATGCCGATGCGATTGCGGCGGGCGAGGCGGAAGAATTGCAGCATAGCTCCGTCGAATTCATCGAGAAGGCGAGCGGGATCAAGTCGCGTCACGTGATGAACAAGGCGCCGATCATCGATCCGGCCATCATGGAGCCGCGCCACCGCGAGCGCAGCAATGACGAACTGTCGCTGATGGCGGAAATCGGCGTTGCCGCATCCAGGCAGGCGCTGGAGCGGGCGGGGCGCGACGTGGCCGATGTCGATGCCGTGCTGTGCGCCGCTTCGAACATGGAGCGGCCCTATCCGGCGATGGCGGTCGAAATCCAGCAGGCGCTCGGGATCGACGGGTTCGGCTTCGATATGAATGTCGCCTGCTCGTCGGCGACTTTCGGTATCCAGACCGCGGCGGACTATGTCCGCGCAGGCAACGCCAAGAGCGTGCTGGTGGTGAGTCCCGAGATCACGTCGGGCCATCTCAACTGGCGCGACCGCGACAGTCACTTCATCTTCGGCGATGTCGCAACCGCCGTGCTGGTAGAGGATGCGAGCATCGCGCCGGCCGAGCATTGGGACATCCTCGGTACGAAGCTCAAGACGGTGTTCTCCAACAACATCCGCAACAATTTCGGCTTCCTCAACCGCGCCTGTCCTGAAAGCCAGGGCAGCCCAGACAAGCTGTTCGTCCAGGAAGGACGAAAGGTCTTCAAGGAAGTCGTGCCGATGGTTGCACACATGATCGTCGAGGAAGCGGAGCGGCTCGGCATCGATCCCAAGGCTCTGCGCCGGATGTGGCTGCACCAGGCCAATGCCGGGATGAACCGGCTGATCGCGCACAAAGTGCTGGGGCACGAGGCGGAAGAGGACGAGAGCCCGACGGTTCTCGATACCTATGGCAACACGTCGAGCGCGGGCTCGATCATCGCCTTCCACCAGCACTCGGGCGACCTCGCTCCGGGCGATACCGGGCTGATCTGCAGCTTCGGCGCGGGCTATTCCGCCGGGACGGTTTTCGTTCGCAAGGCGGCCTGA